One window of Tepidanaerobacter acetatoxydans Re1 genomic DNA carries:
- a CDS encoding type I restriction-modification system subunit M, with protein MTNFQDKVNFIWTIAELLRGPYKKEQYGDVILPMAVLRRFDCVLAETKEEVLKAYEALKETGLQNMDPVLNKISKQKFNNTSKYDFEKLLADPDNIASNLRNYVNGFSKNAREIIEYFDFDKQITKLNDNNLLYLIVSEFNKIDLHPDAVSNMEMGYIFEELIRRFSEHAEAGDHYTPREVIRLMVNILLNEDKESLTTPGLVVTVYDCCAGTGGMLSVTEQYLKELNPGIQVELFGQEINPQSYSICKSDMLIKGQDADNIILGDSFTEDGHKGKTFRYMLTNPPFGVEWKKAEKFIREEYEKEGFDGRFGAGLPRISDGSLLFLQHLISKMKQDEKGSRIAIIFNGSPLFTGDAGSGESEIRRWIIENDMLEGIIALPDQLFYNTGISTYIWIVTNRKNNDLMKGPARAGKIQLVNAVDFYQKMRKSLGNKRNEISEEQIEEITRIYGEFKENEYCKIFDNEDFGYRKIVVERPLRLNFQVTEERINNLYNERAFQKLAESKKKGTAGLREIEEGKKLQQQIIAVLKTMNSDIMYKNREVFTKELKKAFKHSDVKLDNALLKAIISALSEKDETADICLDAKGNPEPDPDLRDTENVPLKEDIHDYFEREVKPHVPDAWIDESKTKIGYEIPFTRHFYKYEPLRPSEEILEEIKQLEKSIQQKLQKVIGE; from the coding sequence TTGACCAACTTTCAAGACAAGGTTAATTTTATATGGACCATAGCGGAACTTTTAAGAGGTCCTTACAAAAAAGAGCAGTATGGAGATGTGATTCTCCCGATGGCTGTCCTTAGAAGATTCGATTGTGTTTTGGCAGAAACTAAGGAAGAAGTATTGAAAGCATATGAAGCTTTGAAGGAAACAGGACTTCAAAATATGGACCCTGTTTTGAATAAAATATCGAAACAGAAATTTAACAATACAAGCAAATATGATTTTGAAAAATTACTGGCAGACCCTGATAACATCGCAAGCAATTTAAGAAACTATGTTAACGGGTTTTCAAAGAATGCCAGAGAAATCATAGAATATTTTGATTTTGACAAGCAGATTACAAAACTTAATGATAATAACCTGCTCTATCTTATTGTATCTGAGTTTAATAAGATAGATTTACATCCCGATGCGGTAAGCAATATGGAGATGGGCTATATATTCGAGGAGCTTATAAGAAGATTTTCTGAACATGCTGAAGCTGGTGATCACTATACGCCTCGAGAAGTTATAAGGCTTATGGTAAATATACTTTTAAATGAGGATAAGGAAAGTTTGACAACTCCAGGTCTTGTCGTAACTGTCTATGATTGTTGTGCCGGTACCGGCGGTATGCTCTCGGTTACCGAGCAATATTTGAAAGAACTAAACCCGGGCATACAGGTGGAATTATTCGGTCAAGAGATAAATCCACAATCCTACAGCATTTGCAAATCTGATATGCTCATAAAGGGGCAGGATGCAGACAACATTATTTTAGGTGACAGTTTTACAGAAGATGGGCACAAGGGTAAAACATTTAGATATATGCTGACAAATCCCCCTTTTGGGGTAGAATGGAAGAAAGCAGAAAAGTTTATCCGTGAAGAATATGAAAAAGAAGGGTTTGACGGCAGATTTGGTGCAGGTCTTCCCAGGATATCAGATGGTTCTCTTTTGTTCCTGCAGCATTTAATATCAAAGATGAAGCAAGATGAAAAGGGCAGCCGCATTGCCATTATATTCAACGGCTCACCCTTGTTCACAGGAGATGCAGGTTCGGGGGAATCAGAAATAAGGCGCTGGATAATTGAAAATGATATGCTGGAAGGAATTATTGCTCTACCTGATCAGCTGTTTTATAATACAGGCATTTCTACCTATATTTGGATAGTAACCAACCGCAAAAACAATGATTTAATGAAAGGACCTGCAAGAGCAGGGAAAATACAGCTAGTCAATGCAGTAGACTTTTACCAGAAGATGAGAAAAAGCCTCGGCAACAAGAGAAATGAAATCAGCGAAGAACAGATAGAGGAAATTACGCGGATATACGGAGAATTTAAGGAAAACGAATACTGCAAAATTTTTGATAACGAAGACTTTGGCTACCGGAAGATAGTTGTAGAAAGACCTTTAAGACTAAACTTTCAAGTAACCGAGGAGAGGATAAACAACCTCTACAATGAAAGAGCCTTTCAAAAACTTGCCGAATCTAAGAAAAAAGGTACGGCAGGTCTTCGCGAAATAGAAGAAGGCAAGAAACTGCAGCAGCAGATTATAGCGGTACTGAAAACTATGAATTCTGATATTATGTATAAAAATAGAGAGGTATTTACAAAAGAGCTTAAAAAAGCCTTCAAACATAGCGATGTAAAGCTTGATAATGCACTGCTTAAAGCTATTATTTCAGCCTTATCAGAGAAAGATGAAACAGCAGATATCTGTCTAGATGCTAAAGGAAATCCTGAACCGGATCCGGATTTGAGAGATACGGAAAATGTACCTTTAAAAGAAGATATACATGATTACTTTGAACGGGAAGTAAAACCCCATGTGCCAGATGCCTGGATAGATGAATCCAAGACAAAAATAGGGTACGAAATCCCTTTCACACGACATTTTTATAAATATGAACCACTAAGACCTTCCGAGGAAATCTTAGAAGAAATAAAACAACTTGAAAAAAGCATCCAGCAAAAACTCCAAAAGGTGATAGGCGAATGA